The DNA sequence ATGTTATAAGGAAAATTCTATAGACATCAACAAGAGAGGTAAAACAGCAGGTAGGCAGCTGAGTTGGTCCTGAACAAATCTTGCATTACATAAACACAAAGCCAGGCCTCAGCTAAACTACATGAGCCCTTTCATGACTTTGTTAGCAACCTTGCTCTAGTAACCAGGCAGTTTGAGCTAAGTGGTCTCTAACTTgcagatgaggatttgacttCAGCTGTCAGCAGTTTAAAAGGTTTAAGCACACCCTAGTCTTGTGCTTCTTCAGGCCTTTAGCAATTTTCCTCTCATTTAATTTAATGTGGAAGGATGCTTTTGTCCTctctgtttttgtttgctttgctaACCACAGCCTCTATGATACCCTCAGCACTAAGTCTTTTCACAAGGATCAGAAGTAGCTTTTCTTCTATGTCACACCTTATTGATTTTCTGAATATTCCAAATGGATATGGATTGTTTCAAGAATTGAAATATaaattgaaaagaaaggaaaggaaaatacactTGCATTATTTCAATGATGTTGCCAGTCTTATGCTGGTATGCTCTCCGGTGCAGGCAGGTCCGGGTGTGGAACATCTCGTACAGATTTCCAACTTCCTGAATCAAAAAAACCCTATTAGCATTTACTTTTGCCACTGTcttactaggaaaattaaaacaatcaATCAATTAATCAAATTAGTTGTCTCCTCCCATTCACAGCATAAAGCAGAATGATTATTATTCACAATTTCCAAATTTTGAAACTGGCTCAGGccactgcaggagggcagagtgCTGACAGTGACCCCAGGCAGTGGAGAGGACCCCTCACCACAGCCACATTCACATCCTGCCCAGCAGATGTGGAGCAGGATTACACAGATCTGACGGGTCTGTAGAGTCTCCCCTGACAGGATCTGCCACAAATCCTTTCAAACAATGGTTtgctctgtccctctcccaAAAAGCAGCTTCTGAGAAAAACGTTCAGGGCAGCCAATACTTCTGTCCCTCTTGGGCTAAGGGAGTATGGGGCAGGACCCCCAGCCACGGGGTGCAGCTCCCCTATGTGCCCCCAGGTGCTCCCTCTGCTCACCTTGTCACGGGGGCAGATGTGCTTCTGGTTCCCCACTTCACAGACCCGGGTGAAGATAAGCAATCGCTTATAGTCAAAGTTATTGGGGATTCCCAGGTGATGGCAATCCCTAGAAATATTGCACAGAGTGTTCAACCACAGGATCATTTTTGTACATATGGTAGCATTTTGTCAATAGGAATTcataataaaatgtaatatttgTACCTTGCAAAATAATCCCACTTGTCAACGTCAATGCCATTTTTTTTATTAGCTACAATCTCATAAAGGaaacttttctcctttggtCGACCACGGTAGGGCCACTGACAGGGGagccaagaagaaaaacatcagaaacaacaaaaaattaaagtGTACCAACAATGTCTAATGGCTTTTCAAAGACAGTGGGAATACACCTTGACTTTTCTTGTGATAAACATCCAACACTGAGGTAGTGAAGAACacaaagacaagaaaagaaCTTCCAGAAGCTATCAGACATTAGAAATCCAGAAGAGGGCCTAAGCAACTGTCTTCTCATAATCTCAAGAAGAATAAAACCCATGAACACAAGTATTCATTGCCCATTACTCTACTAAAAGAAAGCCTGAGCTTGggaaggaagaaacaaaaaacaacatatcaacaaagaggggaaattttggaattatttcattttcagagaaTTAAATACACAAATATGTCACTGTCCTGCAATCTTTTGCAATCTACAACTTCATAGAACACAGTTTAAAAACACTTACTTAgaagttttaagaaaaaaattttgaataTTCCGCTACTTAAACTCCTGCCTCACAAGGGACAATTCAGCCATAAGGTAAATAGgaaacaaacaccaaaataaTAAGATACAAGGTGCacattttcttgaaaatttaaAGATTCTTCACCTAAAAATATGCCATAAAGTAGCCCTGAAATTCTGAAAGTGAAAAGCATTGTATGCAAACATAGCTTCCATGTTACCTGCACTACAGAAATACTAAATCTGATGTAAATAGCAACAGAAACACATGCAAGCAGAAGGATGCAAGCACATCAAGGATAAAAATCCCATGATCACAGAGCTCTGCTATTGGGACATGCTCAGGACTCTGTTTATGTCTGGTGCCTGAACAGCCATCGTCCACGTCATGACAGGCCTGCACCACAGTGCACAGCCTGCCAGTGCCATGTGCTGCCTGGCACCAGGCAGGTGCTGCCATGTACCGTGTGTGGCACTCCTCTTCCTGGTATCCTGCTGGAAAACAGGCACAGAATCCAAACAAGGCAAACCAGATACAGGGAAAACACCTGGCACATGATCAATGCCAGTGGCAGGCACCAAGATTTGTGTGCAAACGAGCCCAGTGGGATAAAAATCAGCTTGTGGACTTTGTAAATGGACATCCTCTTCCTATAAGATCTCAGACTCAATTTCACTACTCCAAGTTCCTTGTATTTGCCATGGGATTGCCACCCActcctgcagcagaaaataatgGGCAAGTGTGAACATTTGTGGGTTGCTCGTTTGGGACTACATATAAATTCTGATTAGAACCAGATTGTCCCAACAGATCTCCCACTGACTTCAGCTGCTACCAGTTGTTTACTCGGGTGGCAACTGAATGAGTGTCCTTGAAGAGATGACAAAAGTGTAAAATGAGGAGAGGACTGAGGTCTTTCATAGAGTTGCAAAGATTAACAACTGCCATCCCTTCTTGCTTGCTTCTTGAGGCAACTCATTTCTTCAGGTCTTATCCTCTATGTTTGCTACTGCAATAAATCCAAGCATTTCACTGTTGTCATCAAAGCTGTTGTGGCTCTGGCTCTTGGGCCAGGCTTGGATTCCTCCCTGCCTCatcactgccagtgcccagttTTGTTATCCAGACTGGGGGAGGCCTCCTTTACTCCAGGCCAAGCCCCCTAgatccctcagctgctcctcatcataCTTGTGTTCCGGACTCTTCCCCAGCTCTACTGCCCTTCTCCATTGCACCTCAGTGTCTTGCTTCAACTGAGGGGTCAAAAACTGAATGCAGAATTTGAGTTGTGGCCTCAGtagtgcccagcacagaggcactgtcactgtcctggtcctgctggccatgctgtggcTGGTACAGGCCATTGTcctcttgcccacctgggcacatcTGGTCCATTTTCAGTCACTGTGAACCAAACAGCACCTCTTTTCTGCCTAGCCACTTCCCAGCTGCCCTGACCCCAGCCTGTAGCAGGACCAACACCTGGCACTGCGGAATCTCACACAATTGGGCACATTGATCCAACTtatccagatccctctgcagagccttcctgccctccagctgAACATGACCTGCActtcctaaacccaggctggtTGGGCCTGGTTCCCTGCTTGTCCTGTAGGTGCTGCAGGATGGAATTCAGGATGATCTGCTCCATGACCTTCCCTAGCACAGGGCAGGCTGACAGCCCTCTAGTTCCCTGGATTATCCTTCTGACCCTTCCTCATGGAGCCACATCTGCTGATTTCCAGTCAACTGGGACCACCCAGGACTGCACGtaaatgatgaaaaatattttggtgagCAATTCTTCCAACTCTTCAGTACCCTTGAGTGGATCCCAGTCACCAGTTAGGTTCCCTAAATACAAGTAACTTTCTACAGCTTTCCTCTGATCTGGAGGCTTTTGGGTAAGAATTCTCAGGGAGCTGTAAGCACATTAACACATCTACCAGCACTGTAAGAAATAAACACAACACTCCTCCAGCATCAGTTGTGACAAGATTCCCAGAATTTCATAGAGCTAGAAGTAACATATAGCAGAAGCCAAAATTATCTGTTCTTTCAGTGAAATGAAGGTGTTTCTTGGCATGAGCACAGGAGCAACACCCTGACTCACCGATTTCACACAGGCAGTTTCATCTATGGGCCCTCCTATTTGCTCCTTGATGAACAACAGATCTTCTTCCAGGATAAGACCATAGGACCTCATGACTTCTTCTAGTTTATTGGAAGTGACCAAGTGCTCAAACATTTGAACAGAAGAAGTTTCAtgctgtgaaaaaaacccatccaaaTATTGTATTACATAGTTTAAGCATCTTTCCTGCAGTCACAGCTTTACTCCAAGCCATCAGCACTGCCTAGCAGGCACATGGGCAGGCTGGtgtgaaatgcagcagctgAGTGCTTTCCTGGTCATTTTCAATTAAACAGAAGAGGAAATCACCCGGTCTACAGAGTCCAGAAACACACTTTTCTGCAGAGAGCTGTTAATTGTGTGTGTTGACAAACAGCAGCAACGCAGTTACAATgctaaaagacaaaataatcaATTTTGCTGTGTAAAAGATTAACCAGTTTACTCATCTGATTTTGCTAAGAAATTACAAGCACAGAGAGGTCTGAAAGGACTATGTTGCACTTCATTCACAGCAAACAACTGTTTTGGAAAGTTTGAATTCTAAACAATATTTTAAGGCACAATGCTGACCAAAAATGATCAGTGCAGACCTAACAAGGATATCATCACAAGATTAGAAAACAACATTCTAGTTTTCAAATAAGCCATCAAAATGATGCAATAAGGTAAGGCCAGATGACCACTATAGCCTCAAAAGCATTGGAACTCTTTAAAGATTAACTATTCTGCCTCTAAAAATTTCAggtttgtctttttattttaatagtgAAAAGCCTACCTTCCAATTCAAATCTGGACGAGTGAGTGGAATAAATCTTCCATCAAACATGTGTGAAAATGGCCCATGACCTTTAAATATAAAGATTACACAGGTTTAGTCTGAGACATAGTTGTCAGCAAAATTTTCTTGAGCAAGCTTAGGATCTGAATTCTCCTGTATTTGACTTTTCTTGACATATCACAGAGTctcagactggtttgggttggagcagacattaaagatcatctcattcagacctctgccatgggcagggacaccttccactaccccaggctgctccaagccctctccaacctggccttgaacacttccaaggatagggtggccacagcttctctggcaacctgtgccaggacTTCCTcactctcacagggaagaattcttACCAATATCTtatctaaccctgccctctgccagtgggaagccattccttcttgtcctgtcactccaagcCCCTGTCCAAGGTccctctgagctctcctggaaCCGTTTTTATGTGGTCTAAGGcctccctggagcctcctctcctccaggctgaacacccccagccctcccagcctggctccagagcagaggggcttcAGCCCTTTGTGTATCTCCAAGGCCTTGGGGCAAATTTGGGGTGCATAAATAGCACCCCATCCTTATgctggggcccagggctggtagcagctctgcaggtggagGTCACCTGAGcaaggcagaggggcagaatcccccccagctgtgcccatgctggGGTCAGTCCAGCACAAGGGGGGCTCTGGGTGAAGAGGGTCCCACAGAGAGTTGGCCAAGTACCAACAATCACACCAACATGGCTCCATGTCCTTCTGCTTTATTCAGCAACTTTGGCATATTTATGCCTCTCTCTGCACTGCCTCATGCCACTAGTGCTTAATGCTCATTGGTGAAGTGGCTGCATTTACACATCCATGTTATTTGCTAGAAGCATTTTTAGCTAAGCTGTGCTAAATTAGCAGTCCCACAATGTGCCTGGCATCTGGCCTCATCCTGGCACAATGctcattttttcctgttgtatCCATTCAAGGACAGTACATGGGCTATCTTGTTCTGAGGACAGTACATGGTCTTCAAAGTAACTCTGTAATCTGCAGGCCAGGGTTGTCCCACTCTTGTAAAAGTACAGCCTGCCCTTGTTCTGCCAAGAATTCTCCTACATCTGGGCTGCTTCTGGTCCTATCTTACCCATCAATGCCCCCAAGTTCTTCTCCTGAGGGTGTTCTCAATCCACTGTCTGtccctccagcctgtccaggtccctctggatgccccatcccttccctccatgTGACTCCATcacacagctcagtgctgttGGCAAACTGCCCAGGGGTGCATGgatcccactgtccccatcaCTGACAGAGACATCCAACAGCACCAGCCCCACACAGGGCACTCCTCACTGGGCTCCACCTGGACATGGAGCCTGTAACCACCACTGAGTGCAACCACCCAGATAATTCCTGTGAGGAAGACTCAGGTATAGCAAGTACACTTTCCTAAGATACTTCAAGTACTACTGCTGCACTTAACAGCCAGTTCCAGCACCTACACCACAGGCAAGTACTGCAGCAACACAGAATATTAAATTATTCTGTGTCAGCTCTGAAAAAAGAAGTAGCTATGAAATAAATGTTACAATTTTTGAAAGGAACGCtaattttcattctgaaatgtTTGAAGAGACCTGGAGAAACCACAGAAAGAAGTGGACCCTTCAGCCACAGAGGGCAGAACTCTAAGCACCATTTGGACATAAACAGGACAAAACACTAGCTAAGAGTGGCTACAGATTCAGGTGGAACTGTCTCCACAGATGTACTCCAGACCAAACACAACAGATAAAACCTGTCTTGGAATATGGCCATGCACTAAGCAGCCCAAAACAGCTCACATGTTCTGACCTCACAGCCAGCTTTTCATCCTGCTTAGCTTTCCAAGAGCAACAACCCACCTCAGGTGTTCCTTACCCAAATCATGACAAAGCCCAGCAATTTCTACACAGAGGATGTCTCGCTCAGTTATACCCAGGTCTGGCTGTCTCTCCTTCAGTGCACGAACCAGACATCCTGCAAGGTAGCCAACCCTGTTgcaggagggaaagaaagaaatatagCATTGGTTTAGGAttaacagaaaaacagaaactcCCCTACTCTGTTTTGCTCCATTAAGTCACAGCCCTTATCTGAGAGGCAGCATACAAAGAATACCCAACCCTGACGTGGTAAAATCACAAACTGCTTCCTGTAGTAGAGTTTTAGTcctccaaaagcaaaaaagcatgGGATACCATGCCCAAATGGATACCATGCCCAAAACACAGAGGCTCTACAGCATCCTGCAGTATTTCATGGCAGCTGTGTAAGGGAACAGCAGTGCACCACTGACAGTGAGAATCTTAAAGCACCTCAGCTTACACTGAATCCTTGAATTCCAGCCAAGGCAAACTGCAAAGGTCCACACCAGCCACCAAAGCATTTGGTACTTTTTTCAAACTGCTGCTTTATTAATAGCTCATGAGAAttatttcccttcttcccaTTCATTTTagatttgaaaatgtatttaagtGAATGGGCACAAAACCAGTAGGAGCAAATATATGGCACACAGTCCCATAAACTGTTTATTATAACCTCTGCACAAACATCTTTTTCTACTTGCCTCAACAGCTCCCCTTTCAGAACAGCTTAAAGCAAGACAAGGACAAGGTAATAATTACCTCTATGACGAGGTAATATGTTTCATTAGTCCAAATTTCACCATTTGATGGCTTTTTAGTAGACCAATAAGCACACAAAGCTCAGTTCTTCTATTTGTAATACTGTAGAAATCTTTGGCATTATATACAAGTGGAGAACAACTGTCCTAAATTTAACTCAATAGATCAATGGAACTGttcaaaagaaaagctgctgatAGAACTGAAGTTTTCAGACTTCTGTTGTGAAAACTTTGTTTATATTCAACcacatttctgtctttttggttTACCAAATGCAATCAATCCAGGCTGCCTTATTCATCTCACCCTTTTGCAAACAGCCATTTGAATCTTGTTATAAGTAAGCCAGATTTACTCCACAATATTTCAGCACCAACAAAAGCAAATTTAGGCTGGCCAAATCATCTGAATAAAAACCACTTACAagcttaattttaatttaataactGCTCTTTGAGATATACTCTTAAAACAAGCTCAAATTTGTCATTCATCAGCTTTCCTGAGGAGTGTGAATGACCTAGTATGTATGAATGGCCTTTATGTATGAATCCTTGGCTACATCATATTTCTGCTTAATGGAATGACAGCTCTCAGCCTGACAACCTGCCATGGATTGCACGAAGCACATCTACCTACAAAGGCAAACATTACAGATCGAATTCATTTTGGCTGTGCTGGATGATGTGCAGGGATTACAGCTGTTTGGCAGATCATAAGAGCTGCCCTGGTACTAAGTTTATGCTTTAAAACTTGTATTTTGACTAGGGGAACATAAAACACAGTTTTTTAGCTAACATTATTCTTAGAATAagaataatattataataatattcttagataataatatattatataaaatacataatatatttattatataaaatatataatataaaataataatattcttAGAATAAAGGGTGGGGAAGGAAATCTAACATTGATACATCTTGGTTTGTTTATCTGtctttattaaaagaaattcaaGGGAACGGCCCACAGTGACATGGGCTATCCAGGAACATTTGAGACCAGAAACTGTCCCCAGCAGTTTTCAGCAATGCTCAGACAGCAGTGCCCCTTGGCTGCAGCAcaaccacagcagcagaagcagacaGGGATATCCAGATGCCAGAGAtgcaccaggagcagcaccttACCCCAGGGAGTGCTCAAAGCGGTTGTGAGAGGCCCCTGGAAACACAAAGTACGTCCCGCCCAGCTGCTTGATGTACCGCAGGCGCTGGAACTGAGGGGTGTCGATGATCCGAACCAGCAGGGGATGCAACTCAATGTGCCCATGAATAGGATCATTAAAGACCTacagaagcaagaaaaaaaaattaaaaattaaaatttgactTTGAAAAGAAGCAGGCATCAAGGTAAAGGATATCTAGAATGGTCAGGTGTTTGGTTGGAGGGACTGTTCATCTTCTGTAAAACAGACATATCCTGCCAACTCTATATCAAGAtctatcacagaatcataggaaggttggggttggaagggaccttaaggatcaccTTGTTCCAACATactgccataggcagggacaccttccactagaccaggctgctccaagccctgtccaatctgaccttgaacacttccaggcatcCTCAACCTCTCTGCGCAA is a window from the Ammospiza nelsoni isolate bAmmNel1 chromosome 12, bAmmNel1.pri, whole genome shotgun sequence genome containing:
- the SAMHD1 gene encoding deoxynucleoside triphosphate triphosphohydrolase SAMHD1 isoform X2 produces the protein MQQQHMEVMKVFNDPIHGHIELHPLLVRIIDTPQFQRLRYIKQLGGTYFVFPGASHNRFEHSLGVGYLAGCLVRALKERQPDLGITERDILCVEIAGLCHDLGHGPFSHMFDGRFIPLTRPDLNWKHETSSVQMFEHLVTSNKLEEVMRSYGLILEEDLLFIKEQIGGPIDETACVKSWPYRGRPKEKSFLYEIVANKKNGIDVDKWDYFARDCHHLGIPNNFDYKRLLIFTRVCEVGNQKHICPRDKEVGNLYEMFHTRTCLHRRAYQHKTGNIIEIMITEAFQKADKYFEIRGSEGKVYRISTAMEDMEAYSKLTDCVYLEILHSSNPELEEAREILRKIERRELYKFLGETRPESKKEIIKSNSLAESIANSKPEKDPPDVELKAENFIVDVISMDYGMKEQNPIDKVHFYCKADPSKAVKISKEQVSKLLPKIFMEQVVRVYYKSQDPHIISAAKQYFVQWCMQNDFTKPQDGDVVAPHLTPMKETWNKMTDDEHRRASEPSCKQRLSFDK